From a region of the Neobacillus niacini genome:
- a CDS encoding MFS transporter, with product MDLQTTSNPIRVSEVNGKLSLKEKYSYGIGDFASNLMWGVLGSFLLYFYTDVALIPVAATGTIMLVSRILDAFFDPLVGSFIDRTNSKWGRTKPYILFGILPLCVFYILSFTTINGSDTTKIIYAYITFIIVGLLFSVVNIGYGALMPMMTRDPHEKTQLASIRMGGMAIGNILVTAGTMPLVNALGKGNQQQGFLWTTILFSVIGIISFLFILKYCKERYIEKNSVTKEKHSLIYTYKSAFRNGPWVSTLIFTLFMFIKIGATVAITIYFCLQVLKNPAMISILLPMLYIGMIFAAAMTPAFIKKFGYRKGNIIALSIYILCLAIMPFFEGSPVIFVTIYFIANAFGGITGPSAIGMTADSVDYNEWKFGIRSEGTLYAGNSFGIKVGMAVGGALIGYILAFTGYDPKHVTASAVSSIHFLYYLIPILCSILQIIAIGFYKLDKMHPQIIYDLNHR from the coding sequence ATGGACTTGCAAACAACTTCTAATCCAATTCGGGTATCAGAGGTTAATGGGAAACTTAGCTTAAAGGAAAAATATAGCTATGGGATTGGAGATTTTGCGTCCAATTTAATGTGGGGAGTCCTTGGAAGTTTCTTACTTTATTTCTATACAGACGTTGCATTAATACCAGTGGCTGCAACGGGGACAATCATGCTTGTTTCTAGAATTTTAGATGCTTTTTTTGACCCTTTAGTAGGTAGTTTTATTGATCGGACTAACTCTAAGTGGGGGCGCACAAAGCCATATATATTATTTGGAATACTTCCATTATGTGTATTCTATATCCTATCTTTTACTACAATAAATGGATCGGATACAACTAAGATTATTTACGCTTATATAACGTTTATTATTGTTGGATTGTTATTCTCGGTTGTAAACATTGGTTATGGTGCATTAATGCCCATGATGACTAGGGACCCACATGAGAAAACCCAACTTGCCAGTATTCGAATGGGTGGAATGGCAATAGGGAATATCCTGGTGACTGCAGGGACAATGCCGCTCGTAAATGCATTAGGTAAAGGAAATCAGCAGCAGGGTTTTTTATGGACAACTATTTTATTTTCTGTAATAGGGATTATTTCCTTTCTGTTTATTTTGAAGTATTGTAAAGAACGCTATATTGAAAAGAACTCTGTAACCAAGGAAAAGCACAGTTTAATTTACACATACAAAAGTGCTTTTAGAAATGGGCCTTGGGTTTCAACGTTGATTTTTACATTATTTATGTTTATTAAAATTGGAGCTACTGTTGCGATTACCATCTATTTTTGTTTGCAGGTACTTAAAAATCCAGCAATGATTTCCATCCTCTTACCAATGCTCTATATTGGAATGATTTTTGCAGCCGCTATGACACCCGCTTTTATTAAAAAGTTTGGCTATCGCAAAGGAAATATTATTGCACTTAGCATCTATATTCTTTGCCTTGCCATAATGCCGTTCTTTGAAGGTAGTCCAGTTATTTTTGTCACCATCTATTTTATCGCAAATGCATTTGGGGGTATCACCGGGCCCTCTGCAATTGGTATGACGGCAGATTCTGTTGACTATAATGAATGGAAATTTGGAATACGATCAGAAGGTACGCTATATGCAGGAAATAGTTTTGGAATTAAAGTAGGTATGGCAGTTGGCGGGGCCCTAATTGGATATATTTTAGCTTTCACTGGATACGATCCAAAACATGTAACAGCTTCAGCTGTCAGCTCCATCCATTTTCTCTATTATTTAATCCCAATTTTATGTAGTATTTTACAAATTATTGCGATTGGATTTTACAAACTAGACAAAATGCATCCGCAGATTATTTATGATTTGAATCACAGGTAG
- a CDS encoding hydroxypyruvate isomerase family protein encodes MKLSVCTDGVFFRQDPVESIKAVKEAGCNIIEFWEWRDKDIGSIKKTVDELQMEIAAIMTDKVSLTDSVFRDEYVKKCSETIQVAKELGCGIIIATVGDEIAGVPRDLQHQSIVEGLKRCAPMLEEAGITLVIEPLNVKVDLYHGNYFLWSSEEAFQIVEEIGSTHVKVLYDIYHQQISEGNIINTITANIDKIGHIHGAGHPGRHEITKGEINYKAVIEAIKSTNYEGFFGLEYVPTIELTEAVRDARGILDY; translated from the coding sequence ATGAAACTATCTGTTTGTACTGATGGGGTTTTTTTTCGCCAAGACCCTGTTGAAAGTATTAAAGCAGTAAAAGAAGCAGGATGCAATATTATTGAGTTCTGGGAATGGCGGGACAAAGATATAGGATCGATTAAAAAGACAGTAGACGAGCTTCAAATGGAAATTGCCGCCATCATGACCGATAAAGTCAGTTTAACAGATTCAGTATTTCGTGACGAATACGTCAAAAAATGCTCGGAAACGATTCAAGTAGCTAAGGAATTAGGATGCGGAATCATCATTGCCACTGTAGGTGATGAGATTGCGGGTGTTCCAAGAGACCTGCAGCATCAAAGTATTGTAGAAGGTCTTAAACGGTGTGCACCTATGCTTGAAGAAGCTGGCATCACATTAGTTATTGAGCCGCTTAACGTGAAAGTTGATTTATACCACGGGAATTATTTTCTCTGGAGCTCTGAAGAAGCGTTCCAAATTGTTGAAGAAATTGGCAGCACACACGTTAAGGTATTGTATGACATCTATCATCAGCAAATTAGTGAAGGCAACATAATCAACACTATCACCGCGAATATCGATAAAATTGGTCATATACATGGAGCCGGTCATCCTGGCAGACATGAGATTACGAAGGGTGAAATCAATTATAAAGCCGTAATAGAGGCCATTAAGAGTACAAATTATGAAGGATTCTTTGGACTGGAATATGTACCCACCATTGAACTAACTGAGGCAGTCCGAGATGCGCGAGGCATACTTGACTATTAA
- a CDS encoding Gfo/Idh/MocA family protein translates to MVGVNKKQVRIGMVGYKFMGKAHTHAYRDVSFYFDNKVEPVLQALCGRDEVGVKEAAAKMGWRSYETDWRKLIARDDIDLIDIVTPNHNHAEIAIAAAEAGKHVYCEKPLAMTLEQSKRMLEAVEKNAVIHMVNYNYRFAPAIQFAKKLIENGRLGKIYHIRATYLQDWIMDPQFPLVWRLNKEICGSGAHGDLAAHSVDLARFLVGEFQEVCGVMETFIKQRPIVENSSGLSGTASSDKVGDVEVDDASVFLARFENGAIGTFEATRFAGGNRNGNRFEINGEKGSIKWDGENMNNLQVYFHDDEPGLQGFRTINCTEELHPYAGAYWPAAHIIGYEHTFINLMVELLNGIDKGFSPAPNFVDGLRNQAILEAVEQSSRMKKWVSLSENFQQSVHSAL, encoded by the coding sequence ATGGTGGGCGTAAACAAAAAACAGGTTAGAATTGGAATGGTCGGCTATAAGTTTATGGGGAAAGCCCACACCCATGCCTACCGGGACGTATCGTTTTATTTTGATAACAAGGTAGAACCTGTTCTCCAAGCTTTGTGCGGCCGGGATGAGGTAGGCGTGAAAGAAGCAGCAGCCAAGATGGGATGGCGAAGCTATGAAACGGATTGGAGAAAATTAATTGCGAGAGACGATATCGATTTAATTGATATCGTAACCCCGAATCATAATCACGCGGAAATTGCCATAGCTGCAGCAGAAGCCGGAAAACACGTTTATTGTGAAAAACCACTGGCAATGACGCTTGAGCAATCTAAGCGAATGCTGGAAGCTGTCGAAAAAAACGCGGTCATCCATATGGTCAACTATAATTACCGCTTTGCACCAGCGATTCAATTTGCAAAAAAGTTGATTGAGAATGGGAGACTAGGGAAGATTTACCATATTCGTGCAACTTATTTACAAGATTGGATTATGGATCCGCAATTTCCGCTCGTATGGCGGTTGAATAAGGAAATCTGCGGTTCAGGAGCTCACGGAGATTTAGCTGCCCATAGTGTTGACTTAGCTAGATTTTTAGTAGGCGAATTTCAGGAAGTTTGTGGAGTAATGGAAACATTTATTAAACAGCGCCCGATTGTGGAAAACAGCTCTGGTTTAAGCGGTACAGCGTCGAGTGACAAAGTAGGTGATGTTGAGGTCGATGACGCAAGTGTCTTCCTTGCCCGTTTTGAAAACGGTGCCATCGGTACGTTTGAAGCGACACGATTTGCTGGGGGTAACCGAAATGGTAATAGGTTTGAGATTAATGGTGAGAAAGGGTCCATCAAGTGGGACGGGGAAAATATGAATAATCTTCAAGTGTATTTCCATGATGATGAACCAGGGCTGCAAGGATTTCGAACAATTAACTGTACGGAAGAATTGCACCCTTATGCAGGAGCCTATTGGCCGGCAGCTCATATTATTGGTTACGAACATACTTTTATCAATTTGATGGTCGAACTATTAAATGGCATCGATAAAGGCTTCAGCCCTGCACCTAATTTTGTAGATGGATTGAGAAATCAGGCAATATTAGAGGCGGTTGAGCAGTCGTCTCGAATGAAAAAATGGGTTTCTCTAAGTGAGAATTTTCAACAGTCTGTACATTCTGCATTGTAA
- a CDS encoding Gfo/Idh/MocA family protein, with protein sequence MRINNLRGDQSVEKIRWGILGSASIAKRAIIPAIKQSETGEVAAIASRSIAKAKETAEEFDIPVTYGSYEELLSDDTIDAVYIPLPNYLHKEWTIKSASAGKHVLCEKPLALYENEAKEMVEACNQAGVVLTEGFMYRYHPRYKMIREIIESGEIGEIRGIRGTFTYNNPFARAAGNFRYKEGGGSIYDIGVYPITAARMLLGQEPQAVTVHALLSEEHENVDMMVAGILEFDHGVALSFDCGLWAAGRNTLEIIGSDGRIEVPSAFITMQNNADNFFVITLDGRNDIRREVTVPYVNEFALQMDAIGNSILFGERLPYPAADSVLNMKVIDACLQSARERRRVEL encoded by the coding sequence ATGCGAATCAATAATTTAAGAGGTGATCAATCAGTGGAAAAAATTCGTTGGGGTATTTTAGGAAGTGCTAGCATTGCGAAGCGAGCTATAATTCCAGCTATTAAACAATCAGAAACAGGGGAAGTTGCTGCCATTGCGAGTAGGAGTATAGCAAAAGCGAAAGAAACAGCGGAGGAATTCGATATTCCAGTGACGTATGGAAGCTATGAGGAGTTACTTTCCGACGACACAATTGATGCCGTTTACATTCCGCTGCCTAATTACTTACACAAGGAATGGACAATTAAATCCGCATCCGCAGGTAAGCATGTGTTATGTGAAAAACCATTAGCACTTTATGAAAATGAGGCCAAAGAAATGGTTGAAGCCTGTAACCAAGCAGGTGTCGTTCTAACAGAAGGCTTTATGTACCGCTACCACCCGCGTTACAAGATGATCCGTGAAATCATCGAATCCGGTGAAATTGGAGAAATTCGCGGTATCCGTGGAACATTTACTTATAATAATCCCTTTGCAAGGGCAGCAGGTAATTTCCGTTATAAAGAAGGAGGGGGCTCTATTTATGATATAGGAGTATACCCAATCACCGCAGCACGAATGCTGCTAGGACAAGAGCCACAGGCAGTTACTGTTCATGCATTATTATCTGAGGAACACGAAAATGTAGATATGATGGTTGCTGGAATCTTAGAGTTTGACCATGGGGTGGCTTTAAGTTTTGACTGTGGCTTGTGGGCTGCCGGTCGGAACACCCTAGAAATCATCGGCTCTGATGGACGTATTGAAGTACCTTCGGCATTTATAACCATGCAGAACAATGCGGACAACTTCTTCGTTATCACATTGGATGGTAGAAATGATATAAGAAGAGAAGTTACTGTGCCATATGTGAACGAATTTGCTTTGCAGATGGATGCTATTGGAAATAGTATCTTATTTGGAGAACGACTTCCATATCCGGCGGCAGATTCAGTCTTAAACATGAAAGTCATCGATGCTTGTCTGCAATCTGCCAGAGAACGCCGTCGGGTTGAACTATAA
- a CDS encoding GMC family oxidoreductase: MNMNSLPNMPFFPVGHPPKTMNHWIPTVTLEEMSNKEYDVIIVGSGAGGGAVLWRLCEKWADEGMRIGMIEAGDLLAPTHVRNLPTIPADRFPEYLYNPNYTSYSSKYSSNLPEAIEVNALGGRTLFWTQISPRMDSVEMATWPVSLKEMNDYYSIAEKAMNVSQSFFKGSPITETMIGRLHEAGFTDSTYIPMAADLQATYQGEIHSNVFFSSISFLARAMKRSFDLAVRAKAVEVYAEGGSVQGLRVMTPEKKSYTIKAKNVVLSASTFETPRILLNSGIKGDAIGHYLANHSGVRASTTVPRKKFPEPLGALGVFIPQGEHCPYMLAMLDPLTWHTQEQERPFQEEVRINIGGYGKVESRFENQISLDPARKDEFGVPMLNIDFSYSDNDQMVIQQMIDSCREILRKVAGDNDPSVYLMPIGSDYHETGTCRMGEDPATSATNCYGQIHGVEGLFVADNSVLPTVGRANPTLTTVAFAIRTADYIFETQKNNTKKGTMIAKK; this comes from the coding sequence ATGAATATGAATTCCCTGCCAAATATGCCATTTTTTCCAGTTGGCCATCCTCCTAAAACAATGAACCACTGGATTCCAACTGTAACGCTGGAGGAAATGAGTAATAAAGAATATGATGTGATCATTGTCGGTTCTGGTGCAGGAGGAGGGGCTGTCCTTTGGAGACTATGTGAAAAATGGGCAGACGAAGGCATGAGGATTGGTATGATTGAGGCAGGTGACCTGTTGGCCCCAACTCATGTGCGAAATTTACCGACCATTCCAGCGGATCGTTTTCCTGAATATTTATATAATCCAAACTACACAAGCTATTCTTCGAAATACTCTTCCAATTTACCGGAAGCAATCGAAGTTAATGCATTAGGTGGAAGAACTTTGTTTTGGACACAAATATCCCCGAGGATGGACTCGGTAGAAATGGCGACATGGCCGGTGTCCTTAAAGGAAATGAATGATTATTACAGCATCGCAGAGAAAGCCATGAATGTTTCCCAGTCATTTTTTAAGGGATCTCCCATTACAGAAACAATGATTGGGCGGCTGCACGAGGCCGGTTTTACTGATTCTACCTATATTCCGATGGCGGCTGACCTTCAAGCAACGTATCAAGGTGAAATTCATTCGAATGTGTTTTTTAGTTCCATTTCATTCCTTGCAAGAGCGATGAAGCGATCCTTCGATCTTGCCGTAAGAGCTAAAGCAGTAGAGGTGTATGCTGAAGGAGGAAGTGTGCAAGGGCTTCGAGTGATGACGCCGGAAAAGAAATCATATACGATTAAGGCTAAAAATGTTGTACTGTCGGCAAGCACGTTTGAGACACCGCGAATATTATTGAACTCGGGGATTAAAGGCGATGCGATTGGTCATTACCTAGCTAATCATTCAGGAGTTCGTGCCTCAACCACGGTGCCGCGAAAGAAATTCCCCGAGCCTCTGGGGGCTTTGGGAGTATTCATTCCACAAGGAGAGCATTGTCCATATATGCTAGCGATGCTTGATCCACTAACGTGGCACACACAGGAACAGGAAAGGCCTTTCCAAGAAGAAGTAAGAATTAATATCGGCGGCTACGGGAAGGTAGAGTCGCGGTTTGAAAATCAGATTTCTCTTGATCCTGCTCGGAAGGACGAGTTTGGGGTTCCGATGCTAAATATTGATTTTTCTTATAGTGACAATGATCAAATGGTTATTCAGCAAATGATAGATTCATGCCGTGAAATTCTCCGTAAGGTTGCTGGAGATAATGATCCTTCCGTATATCTAATGCCAATTGGAAGTGATTATCACGAAACTGGAACGTGCCGTATGGGTGAAGATCCTGCAACTTCAGCCACAAATTGTTACGGTCAAATTCACGGTGTCGAAGGACTTTTCGTTGCTGACAATAGTGTTTTACCGACCGTTGGAAGGGCAAATCCTACATTAACAACAGTTGCTTTTGCAATTCGTACTGCGGATTATATCTTTGAAACCCAAAAAAACAATACAAAAAAAGGCACAATGATTGCTAAAAAATAA
- a CDS encoding MFS transporter, whose translation MDIQTVSHTLSVGKNNVKLSKIEKFSYGFGDFASNLMWGSIGSFLLYFYTDVAFLPVAVTGTIMLVSRILDAFIDPVIGAFIDRTNSKWGRTKPYILFGIIPLCVFYILSFTTIDGSDTVKIIYAYITYIIAGLLYSVVNIPYGALITIMTRDSNEKTQLSSIRVGGTAIGQILVTAGTMPLVGFFGRGNQQLGFFWTAILFSVLGTIAFMIILKNCKERYIETKSADIGKRSLRYTYKSAFRNGPWVSALIFTLFMFIRIGAVVAITIYFCLQVLKNPAMISILLPMIYVGLILAAVMTPAIIKRFGHRNGNIIGLSVSILCLAILPYFQGSAVIFAIFYLIAYTFGGICGSSAIGMTADSVDYNEWKFGIRAEGTLYAGNSFATKVGMAIGGALIGYALMLSGYDPKHVTASAITSIQFLYYFVPILCSIIQILAVSFYKLDKIHPQIVSELNMRQ comes from the coding sequence ATGGACATACAAACAGTTTCTCACACATTATCTGTAGGAAAAAATAATGTAAAACTTAGCAAAATAGAAAAATTCAGCTATGGTTTTGGAGATTTTGCATCCAATTTAATGTGGGGATCGATAGGTAGTTTCTTACTTTATTTCTATACGGATGTTGCTTTTTTACCCGTTGCCGTAACTGGAACAATCATGCTTGTTTCTAGAATATTAGATGCTTTTATTGACCCTGTCATAGGCGCATTTATTGATCGAACTAATTCTAAATGGGGGCGGACAAAGCCATATATATTATTTGGAATCATTCCATTGTGCGTATTTTATATACTATCCTTTACAACAATAGATGGTTCCGATACGGTTAAGATTATTTATGCATATATAACGTATATTATTGCTGGATTGTTATATTCAGTAGTAAATATCCCTTATGGTGCATTAATAACGATAATGACAAGGGATTCAAATGAAAAGACACAATTATCTAGTATACGAGTTGGTGGAACGGCAATTGGTCAAATTCTTGTAACAGCTGGTACAATGCCCCTTGTTGGTTTCTTCGGTAGAGGAAACCAACAGTTAGGTTTCTTTTGGACGGCTATTTTATTTTCTGTTTTAGGAACAATTGCCTTCATGATTATTTTGAAGAATTGTAAAGAACGTTATATTGAAACGAAATCTGCCGACATAGGCAAGCGGAGTTTACGTTACACATACAAAAGCGCTTTTAGAAATGGTCCTTGGGTTTCGGCTCTGATCTTTACATTATTTATGTTTATTAGAATTGGAGCTGTAGTGGCGATTACCATTTATTTTTGTTTACAAGTACTTAAAAATCCAGCGATGATTTCCATATTGTTGCCAATGATTTATGTAGGATTAATATTAGCAGCAGTTATGACACCTGCCATTATTAAAAGATTCGGCCATCGTAATGGAAATATTATTGGACTTAGTGTTAGTATTCTTTGCCTAGCGATTCTGCCGTATTTTCAAGGCAGCGCGGTTATTTTTGCTATCTTTTATTTGATAGCATACACTTTCGGTGGCATTTGTGGCAGCTCTGCAATTGGTATGACGGCAGATTCAGTTGACTATAATGAATGGAAATTCGGGATACGTGCAGAGGGTACACTATACGCCGGGAATAGCTTTGCGACTAAAGTAGGGATGGCAATTGGTGGTGCGTTAATAGGATATGCATTGATGTTAAGCGGGTACGATCCAAAGCATGTAACAGCTTCAGCTATCACCTCAATTCAATTTCTCTATTATTTCGTTCCAATCTTATGTAGCATAATACAAATTCTGGCTGTTTCATTTTATAAATTAGACAAGATTCATCCTCAGATTGTTTCCGAATTAAATATGAGACAGTAA
- a CDS encoding Gfo/Idh/MocA family protein encodes MKRVKVGLIGCGTISHTYMDNLTQRYKLIEVVACADMFLSKAEELAAKYGVPKACSVEELLADPEVEIVLNLTIPVAHYEINMAALEAGKHVYCEKPLALNLEDARKSIDFAKNKGLMLGCSPDSFLGAGIQTSKKVLDNGWIGNPIAVTANFMCHGHELWHPAPDFYYKEGGGPMLDMGPYYITAMVALIGPIHKITCIAKKTHDERTVLNSNIRSKKSISVDVLTHYSGLIEFESGVIATVNMSFDVWFSTLPKLEIYGTEGTLMVPDPNMFGGPVKLIRGDNMVDSIEGADMVEALITINSRSKMEEFVREIPLAYHNIGYNSRGLGVLDMAYALAEGRPHRTNGDLTYHVLEALMGFERAAEEGTPYVMTSTCSKPSAVPTGLRFGELD; translated from the coding sequence TTGAAGAGGGTAAAAGTAGGTTTAATTGGATGCGGTACCATCAGTCATACTTATATGGACAACCTAACTCAGAGATATAAATTGATTGAGGTGGTAGCCTGCGCCGACATGTTCTTGAGCAAAGCGGAAGAGCTGGCAGCAAAGTATGGGGTTCCTAAGGCATGCAGCGTGGAAGAGTTACTTGCCGACCCTGAGGTGGAAATCGTGCTGAATCTTACCATCCCTGTTGCTCACTATGAGATTAACATGGCTGCATTAGAAGCAGGTAAACATGTTTATTGCGAAAAGCCTCTTGCTTTAAATCTGGAGGACGCACGTAAATCAATCGATTTTGCTAAGAATAAGGGCTTGATGTTGGGATGCTCTCCTGATTCATTCTTAGGTGCTGGCATTCAAACCTCCAAAAAGGTTCTAGATAATGGCTGGATTGGAAATCCAATAGCTGTAACGGCTAACTTCATGTGTCATGGACACGAACTTTGGCATCCTGCTCCCGATTTCTATTACAAAGAAGGCGGAGGACCTATGCTGGACATGGGACCATACTATATTACAGCCATGGTCGCGTTAATAGGACCCATTCACAAAATTACTTGTATTGCAAAAAAGACACATGATGAGAGAACGGTTCTAAACTCCAATATCAGATCTAAAAAATCAATTAGTGTGGATGTACTTACCCATTATTCTGGCCTAATTGAATTTGAAAGTGGGGTTATTGCTACTGTTAACATGAGCTTTGATGTATGGTTTTCTACCTTGCCGAAGTTAGAAATATATGGGACAGAGGGCACTCTTATGGTTCCAGATCCAAACATGTTCGGCGGACCAGTGAAATTAATCAGAGGTGACAATATGGTAGACAGTATTGAAGGTGCGGACATGGTCGAGGCACTTATCACGATAAACTCCAGGTCCAAAATGGAGGAATTCGTAAGAGAGATTCCACTTGCCTATCATAATATTGGTTATAATTCTCGTGGCTTGGGTGTATTGGATATGGCCTATGCATTGGCGGAAGGAAGACCTCACCGAACAAATGGAGATCTGACCTACCATGTTTTAGAAGCCCTAATGGGATTTGAACGTGCTGCAGAAGAGGGAACCCCCTATGTTATGACTAGTACTTGCAGCAAACCGTCAGCCGTTCCAACTGGTTTGCGTTTTGGAGAACTTGATTAA
- a CDS encoding sugar phosphate isomerase/epimerase family protein, translating into MKLGVFAVLFSNKPLEEALDFIKGHGLDTVEIGTGGYVGDAHCNPAELLADEEKLLRFKKAFSYRGIKISALSCHGNPLHPNKTIAAQHHKAFQDTVRLASILEIENVITFSGCPGESDYSLNPVWITCPWPNDFSDVLNWQWNEKVIPYWKEQNEFLQQYGVRVAIEPHPGFVVYNSEALLRLRSECGEQIGANFDPSHYFWQGMDPVACIKALGKENALYHFHAKDTRIDGQNSHLNGVLDTKSYSDITNRSWIFRTVGYGHGEDTWKEIISTLQTIGYKGAISIEHEDALMSVEEGFTKAVSFLQTKIIKEGAAELWWA; encoded by the coding sequence ATGAAACTGGGTGTGTTTGCCGTCTTATTTTCCAATAAGCCGTTAGAAGAAGCATTGGATTTTATTAAGGGACATGGACTTGATACTGTAGAAATTGGGACTGGAGGATATGTTGGTGATGCACATTGCAATCCTGCTGAACTTTTGGCTGATGAAGAGAAATTATTGAGATTTAAGAAAGCCTTTTCATATCGAGGGATTAAAATTAGTGCATTAAGCTGCCATGGAAATCCGCTTCACCCAAACAAAACCATTGCGGCTCAACATCACAAGGCATTTCAAGATACTGTCCGGCTTGCCTCAATACTTGAAATTGAAAACGTTATCACTTTTTCGGGGTGCCCAGGTGAGTCTGATTATTCCTTGAATCCTGTCTGGATTACATGCCCATGGCCGAATGATTTTTCAGATGTCTTGAATTGGCAATGGAATGAAAAAGTAATTCCATATTGGAAAGAGCAAAATGAGTTTTTACAACAATATGGTGTTCGAGTAGCGATTGAACCGCATCCCGGATTCGTAGTATATAATTCTGAAGCGCTCTTACGATTAAGATCAGAATGTGGTGAACAAATTGGCGCTAACTTTGATCCAAGCCATTATTTCTGGCAAGGTATGGACCCAGTGGCTTGTATTAAAGCATTAGGGAAAGAGAATGCCTTGTATCATTTCCATGCGAAGGATACAAGGATCGATGGACAAAACAGTCATTTAAATGGAGTGCTTGATACAAAGAGCTATAGCGATATCACCAATCGTTCCTGGATATTTCGAACGGTTGGTTATGGTCACGGGGAAGATACCTGGAAAGAAATTATTAGCACACTTCAAACCATTGGTTATAAAGGGGCCATTAGTATCGAGCATGAAGATGCCTTAATGAGTGTAGAAGAAGGATTTACGAAAGCGGTTTCTTTTTTACAAACTAAAATCATAAAAGAAGGGGCTGCCGAATTATGGTGGGCGTAA
- a CDS encoding sugar phosphate isomerase/epimerase family protein → MENLKYSYMTNMWGMIVDFPKINNINEWSEDDYGNAAYYLDWDKIFKYHVGAGIKGIEVMFYHIPYIKQFFGSLKNFADFAKERGIEQITGMFSLAPGSENKENLHSAVGFNQMWIDALSELGGENMIIMPAGQYYGTGPLSKEQLRNAAECMNEIGKRAADKGITACIHNEFWCAVNLYDHEEYLEMTDPNYVSYCLDTAQLSIMGVDVVQFYDKYHDRIKYFHLKDTTHPNAPDSERFAPGAEFADEGTQWFWELGSGKVDFKGLWKLLKKYNHKGWMTIETDGTPDPLAAMLLSKWYIDHELSPIYK, encoded by the coding sequence ATGGAGAATTTAAAATATTCATATATGACAAACATGTGGGGAATGATTGTAGATTTTCCAAAAATTAATAACATTAATGAATGGTCTGAAGATGATTATGGCAATGCAGCTTATTATTTAGATTGGGATAAAATTTTCAAATATCACGTTGGCGCGGGTATTAAGGGTATCGAAGTGATGTTTTATCATATTCCATACATTAAGCAGTTTTTTGGCTCGCTTAAAAACTTTGCAGATTTTGCAAAGGAGAGAGGGATTGAACAGATTACAGGTATGTTTTCACTCGCTCCAGGTTCCGAAAACAAAGAAAATCTACATAGTGCTGTAGGATTTAATCAAATGTGGATTGATGCCTTGTCTGAATTAGGCGGTGAAAATATGATTATCATGCCTGCAGGGCAATATTACGGAACGGGTCCATTATCGAAAGAGCAACTCCGTAATGCTGCAGAATGTATGAATGAAATCGGAAAAAGAGCGGCTGATAAAGGAATAACGGCTTGTATTCATAATGAGTTCTGGTGCGCAGTGAACCTGTATGATCACGAGGAGTACTTAGAGATGACAGATCCAAATTATGTATCTTATTGCTTGGATACAGCACAGCTTTCCATCATGGGGGTAGATGTAGTTCAGTTCTATGATAAGTATCATGATAGAATCAAGTATTTCCATTTGAAGGATACAACCCACCCAAATGCACCGGATAGCGAAAGATTTGCACCAGGAGCAGAGTTCGCAGATGAGGGCACTCAGTGGTTCTGGGAACTTGGAAGTGGCAAGGTCGACTTCAAAGGCTTGTGGAAATTACTTAAGAAATACAATCACAAAGGTTGGATGACAATTGAAACGGATGGGACGCCTGACCCGTTAGCTGCGATGTTACTTTCTAAGTGGTATATCGATCACGAACTCTCACCTATATATAAATAA